The following is a genomic window from candidate division KSB1 bacterium.
GAGGCCATCTATTTTTCGGGGAACGAACATCTGATCGAGTATAACGAAATCTTCGATGTGGTGAAAGAGACCGGCGACGCGGGGGCGATCTATTCGGGACGAGATTATACCTGGCGTGGCACGGTGGTGCGCTACAACTTTATCCACCACCTGCTTGGCCCCGGCTTGTTTGGGGTGATGGGCGTGTACCTGGACGATTTTATGAGCGGCACGATCGTGCACGGCAACATTTTCCACCGCGCGGGTCGGGCGGTTTTCCTGGGGGGCGGGCGCGACAACCTGGTGGAAAACAACGTCTTTGTGGACTGCCAGGCCTCGGTGCACATCGACGCGCGCGGGCTCACTTGGGCACGCAACTACTTTGACGGATCCTATACGTGGCTCACCGATCGCATGCGAGAAGTCAACTATGACAAGCCGCCCTACAGCACGCGGTATCCAGAGCTCCTCGAGTACTATCTGGACAACCCAGCCGTGCCGCGCGGCAATAAAGTCCTGCGTAACGTCTCTTTCGGGGGCACTTGGCTCGATATCGAGGATGGAGTGGACCCTGGACTGTTGGAAATGCGCGACAACATCATCGCCGACCCCATACTCTGCTACTGGCGGGGGCCTGAGATCAAGGATGCCCCCACCGGCACCGTCTATAAGAACGACCACCCAGAGTTTCGCGAAGAACTGGCGGGCAATGTGATCTTGAACGGGGACCCGGGTTTCATGGCACTCGATAAAGGTGATTTCCGCCTGCGAAAGGGATCGCCGGCGCTACAACGAGGTTTTGTGAATCCGCCAGTAGAGAAGATCGGCTTGTACCGGGACACGTTCCGACGGCAGGTGCCGCGGAGGTTAAGGGCGCCGAGATGAGGGCCAAAGCCAATGGGGCGCAAGGTGGAGCACGTGGTGCGCTCTGGCGCAAGACCCCACCACTCAATGTGCGCAGGGTCACACCATCGCACGCCGGAAAGCGGTAACTTGCTGGTGGGGGAGGCAAGTAAGGAGAATAGCGCATGAGAACGACCCAATCGGACATCCTCGTTCAACGCAGCTTGTGTGCGTGGGTTCTCTCCGCCGCCCTTCTGGGTGCTGTTGGGCTGGGCAGAGGCGTGGCCCAGATTGATCGCCCTTTTGAACCGTTAGTGGTATGCGGGGATTCAACTCTTTCCGCGGCCATGCTCGACGTGGAACGCATGCGTCTGTGGGCGTTTCGCGCCCAGCAGGGCCTCTGGGAGTTGGTGCCCTCTCAAGTGGACGAAGTGAATCCGAAGGTTCGGCCGTGGGACCGTTACTTCGTGTCCGAGGACTCTCTGCACGGCGTTTTTGATCTCGACGATGAGCTGGTGGTGATGGCCAGAGACCTTGGCCAGAAGGCCGACACCACCCAGTGGCCGCCCACATCCGATTCACTCCGCTTTGAGCTGGCCTTTTTCGATTCGTTGGACGGCAGTACTGGGTACCTCTACCTCCATTGGGCAGCCCCGACCGCTGAAGTGCCCACTTTGTATGAGCTTGCTTACGATAGCGCCTCAGACAACATTTCCACGCTTGCCTACCAGGTCGGATTCAATGGGACTGGGCAGCTGGCTGACGTTTTCCTGTCGGCGGAGGTTGGTGGTGCAGGCATAGACCTGTTCGACCGGTTCAAGCTCCGGGCCATCGCCTCATGGGTGATTTTTCCAATCTACTTGGATGAAGACCTTTTTGTGGCCGAGCGCGCCTATGCGCGAGTGGGTCCGGTGCGTGTGGTACGCAATCTTGATGCTCGATTCAAAGGTAAGATCGGCCCGGTGGACGTGGACAGACCTTTTACCCAGACGGTGCTTTTCTACCCGTACTCCGCCTCCTTTGAGCTCCCGCCACTGCCGCTGGATGGAGCGAAGGAGATAGGCGTCAACGTCTCCGTGCTTCGTGCTTCTTGGGACATGAACGCGAATGCGGCCGGTATGCGTTTCTTTAGTGCCGGTAACGTGGCAGGCGTGTTTGTGGATGGACAAAAGGACCAGATCAACGCGAGCTGCTCGCCCGGCAAGCTGAACTGGACGCTGCTCACGGGCGCGCAAGGCACAGTACTCAACATCTTCCGCGTGCCCGAGCTGGGCGACAAGATTGAGCTGTACTACCACGACGCCACGGACGGGACAACTGCTGACAGGCATGTGCTCTCGCGCGACACCGGCGACATGCTCTCTTACGGCGACAATGGTTTTCTCCTTTCAGGCAATATCCAAAACTATTTCGGCCCTGGGGTGACGTTTAGTGTGGGATACACCAACTATTTCTTGCCGCCTAATGTGCCTCCGGAGCAGGCGGCGAAGATGTGCGAGCAGGCTGAGCACCCCCTGCAGTGCACGGTCACTCTCCAGCGGCGCGCCTCTTCGCCCAGTGGCGTGACGACCTCCGGGGTCCGTGGGCCGCGGAACTTTGGGCTGGTGGCCTGGCCCAACCCATGCAACGGTGCTACCACCATCTGCTTTCAGCTTGAACGCCAACAGCGGGTGGTGGTGGACGTGTACGATGTGCATGGGCGATGGGTCACGCGGCTCGCCGAAGGGGAGCGCACTCCCGGGTCCCACGCCCTGCGCTGGGAGATTCAGAGCGGGCAAGGACAGGGACTGCCCTCAGGACTCTATTTCGTTCGCCTGACCGCTGGGGCCTCCGCAGTGGTGCAGAAGGTCCTGCTGGTTCGGTGATGGGCTCCATGCGCGCGACGCCTCATAGAAGGTTAGCCCTTTTAGGCCTAACGCTGATGGCCGCATGCCAGGTTGACCATGGCCTTTACCCGGTCAACTATGAGATCCGTGGCAAGGTCATCTTCTTTGCCGGTCAGCCGCCGACGAACACCGATCGCGTGGAAGTGTTTGCCCTCAAAGAGTTTCCCCCAAAAGATCCCCAGAACCTCCTCTACGCCGGGCAGTCCGGGCCCTTGGACTACACCAAGAACGACTCGGTGGACTATGTGATTTCCGTGTCACCTACCTCCTACGACCTGGTGGCCGTGGTGTGGAAAGAGAAGGGCAGCGGGTGGAGTCTTACGGGTCTGATGGGCATCTATACAGGGGGCATTAACTTTTTCCTCCCGGCGCCCGTGGCTGTTTCCAAAGAGCACCCTGTGGTGGAGGGAGTGAACATTTTCGCCAACTGGGAGGTGGTAAGTAAGGACGCAGCTATTTCTGGCACGATTCGCTATCGCGGGCAATGGCCGAAAGAAACCGCAATGGTCCTGGTGGCCGTGTATCGTGCCCAACCGACCAGTGAATTCCAGTATTTGCTCTTCGAGAACGTGGACTATTCGCAACCCGTGTTTGTTGATTCTTCTTCCTACCGCCTCAAGGTGGGCGCAGGGGTCTACAACTATGTGGTGCTTTTCTTAGTGCCAAAGAAGATGAGCGGTCTGGGCGATCTGGTGACGTTAGGCTACTATCGGGATCCCTCCGATCCATCGCGCCCAGGCGCAGTCTCGGTGAAGAGCGGAAGCGAGGCCGCAGGCGTAGACATTGTCGTGGACTTTTTCGCGGGTCAGCCATGAGGCGACGGTCGGCCATCTCCGTCCTCACACCGGCCAAAGGGCTTCAGGTCATAGTCGTACCCGTTGTGGCGCGGCTTGTTTTGGCGCTCGTGGGGACTGCGTGTTTGCTCACGGGGTCGACAAGGGCGCAGGCGAGCGACCGAGGCGCGATCGCCGGCACAGTGCGGGACGCGAACTCGGGCAAGGCACTCGCCGGGGTGAATGTCCAGGTGGAGGGGACCGTTTTGGGTGCCAGCACCGATGCGCGAGGTAACTTTCTGATCGGCGGCCTCCCTCCGGGCAAGTATGCCCTGCGGGTGTCAATGATCGGGTACCGCATCGCGCGCGTGCTAGCAGTGGAGGTGGCGCCCGGCGCCACGAGTCTGGTGAGCGTGGAGTTGGCCCAGACGGTGGTCGACTTGAATCCTGTCGTAGTGACCGCAGACAAAGGCGAACGGCCGCTGGACGAGGCGGCCAATAGCGTGGCCGTGCTCGGGGCCAATCAGATTCGGCTGCGCCAGGCCTTGCGCGTGGACCAGGCCCTGGAGATGGTGCCCGGCGTGAGCTTCGTGCGCGAGCAGGTGAACATTCGTGGATCGACAGGTTTCACCTTAGGGGCTGCTAATCGAACCTTGCTGTTGGTGGACGGCGTGCCGGTCATGGCCAGCGACACCGGGGAGTTCAACTGGGACTTGCTGCCGGTGTTAGATATTGAGCGAATCGAGGTGGTCAAGGGGGCGGGTTCAGCACTCTGGGGAAGCGCCGCACTGGGCGGGGTGATCAACATCATCACCAAGGGGCCGTCAGAGGAAGGCAGGCTCTCGGCTCGGGTGGTGGCCGGCGAGTACACTCAACCGCGCTACCCGGAATGGCGCTGGACGGACGCGCCGATGGTCTACGGCCGCGCCGACGTGAGCTACAGCCGCAAATACGGGCCATTTGGCATGAGGATGTCTGTAGGCAGGCATGTCTCCACCGGCTACACCGAGGTTGGGGACTTTAGACGGTGGAATGTGACAGGCAAGTTTACTTACACGCTGGCAAATGGCTCAAACCTTGTCCTCTACGGCGGGTACAACTACAACCTCACAGGGATCTTTGTGGGATGGGATGACCCCCGGCATCCATTCCAGGTTCGCCCTTCCAACCGCAACAGGGCCAAAATCGAGATGGCCAACTGCTATGCCCGCTACCACTGGGTTCTCTCACCACGTGCGGCCCTGAAGTTTCGCGTCTCTTATTTGATGACGCTCATGGGGAGCCAGTTTGTCACCACCGACTTTAACCCTGCGCACGGCTGGGGCGCAGAGGTGCAAGGGGATTTGCTCCCCTCTTCCGGGATTGCGCTTACCTACGGGGCAGAGTGGCGCTGGGACACGGGCAATACGAAGTACTTTGGCGAGCATCAAGGCTACACGGTCGGCCTATACGGGCAGAGCGAGTTTCGTCTTTGGCAGGGAAAGTTGCACGTGACCCCGGGCCTGCGTTATGACCGCTACCAACTCATCGGCGGCGTGGCGCAGGCGCTGCTGAGTCCGCGTCTTGGGCTCAATTGGCGACCCCTGGCCGGGACGGTGGTGCGAGCTTCTGCTGGCAGCGGCTTTCGCGCTGCAACTATCGCTGAACGGTACCTTGATTTTGAAAACCGCAGTGTCATCGTCCGCGCCAACCCTGAACTCAAAGCCGAGACCTCGTGGTCCTACGACGCAGGTCTGCGCCAGTATCTGTCCCCGCAGTGGTACGTTGAACTGTCCGCGTTCCGCACCGATTTCGACGATCTCATTGAGGTGGACCTCAAGCAAAGCCAGATAGAGTTGGGGCAAGACATTCGCGTGAGCGTGCGCTTTCAGAACCTGCAGCGGGCGCGAGTGGAGGGCGTTGAGCTTGCTACCTCTGGGCGCTGGTGGCGTGATCGCATCGGCCTCCAGGCGTGGCTCACACTCATGGACCCAAGAGACCTGACCACAGGCCGCCTTCTCACGTACCGCCCCAAGGCCATTGGCCACTTGATGCCTACGCTTCGCATTGGTCCCTTGGAATTCCAGGCCGAGTATCGCTATGCCAGTCGCATCGAGGCCGTGAAGCTCTTCCAGTATGACGAGCGGGTGCCGCAGAAAGTGTTAAACCTTCGCCTGATATGGCGCACAGGGCCGGTTGAGGTGGAGGCCTCGATGAACAACGCCCTGGATTACTACTACACCCAAATCGAGCGCACGATGGGAGAGATCCGTAACGTTTCGTTCGGCATACGCAGTGAGTTCTGAGTGGGGAGGCAGAGCACGATGACCACCGTTAGGCCCAGCAACCTCTCGCCGCACGAGGTGATTGACATCCACGTGCACATTGCTGGCCCTGCGGGTGAGAACGAGAGGATGTATTTTGTTTCCGATGAATTCAAGAAGTCACTTTCCTTTGAGGGGGTCAAACTGGTCACAAAGCTGTCGGAGGACGAGATTACCGGCCCGCGCTATGTGAGCGTGCTCTTCAGCCAAGTGCGCGAGTCTCGCCACGTGGACAGGGCCGTGCTCCTGGCTTTGGACGCGGTGTACGGCGAGGAGGGCCAGCTGCGGCGCGAGGCGACCCACCTCTACGTGGCGAATGAATACTGCGCCGGGCTATCGCAGCTTTATCCGGTCTTCTTGTTTGGCTGCTCGGTTCACCCTTACGCGTCCGATGCCTTGGAGCGCCTGTGGCACTGTGCGCGCCAGGGCGCAGTGCTGTGCAAATGGTTGCCCTCGGCACAGTGCATCGACCCCACGCACCCGCTTGCAGTGCGCTTTTATCGCGCGCTGGCCTTGTTAGGCATGCCGCTGCTCATCCATGTGGGGCCTGAAGAGACCATACCCACGAACTTGGACACCGCCGATGAGCTCCTNNNNNNNNNNNNNNNNNNNNNNNNNNNNNNNNNNNNNNNNNNNNNNNNNNNNNNNNNNNNNNNNNNNNNNNNNNNNNNNNNNNNNNNNNNNNNNNNNNNNACCGCTATGAGCACATGCTTTACCGCCGCTGCGGGAAGAGCGGCGTCAGGCTTCCGGCCATTTCGCTTGGGTTATGGCATAACTTCGGCGGCGTGGACGATTTCACCACCGCACGTGCCATCGTGCTGCGGGCATTCGATCTAGGTATCACCCACTTTGATTTGGCCAACAACTACGGCCCGCCTCCCGGCAGTGCCGAGGAGAACTTTGGCAGAATCCTGCGCCACGACTTGGCTGCACACCGAGACGAGCTCATTGTCTCCACCAAGGCTGGCTACTACATGTGGCCAGGACCGTATGGCGAGTGGGGTTCGCGCAAACACCTTTTGGCTAGCCTTGATCAGAGCCTCAAACGTTTAGGGCTGAGTTATGTGGACATCTTCTACAGCCACCGCTTTGACCCCGCAACGCCGCTGGAGGAGACCATGGGGGCCTTGGCGCATGCGGTCCACCAGGGGAAAGCGCTCTATGTGGGCATTTCCAACTATGGTGTCGAGGAGACCCGAAAGGCGGTCACCATGCTCAAGGCGATGGGCGTGCATTGCCTGATTCATCAGCCCAAGTACAACATGTTTGAGCGTTGGGTTGAGGATGGACTTCTGAGCGCTCTTGAGGAACTGGGTGTGGGGTGTATTGCCTTCTCGCCCCTGGCCCAAGGGGTTCTGACGAACCGGTATCTGGACGGCATACCCTCAGATGCCCGCGCCGGCAAACCGCACGGCTTCCTGCGGCCGGACCAGATCACCCCGGAGGTGTTGGCGAAGGTGCGGCGCCTGAACAAAGTTGCACAGGTGAGGGGTCAGACTCTGGCCCAAATGGCCCTCTCATGGGTGCTCCGTCATCCGGAGATGACCTCGGCGCTCATAGGGGCCAGCAGGGTCTCCCAGCTCGAAGAAAACGTGGCGGCCCTCGAGAACCTGGAGTTTTCACGCGAGGAGCTCCAGAGGATCGAAGAGATTCTGGCTGCCTGAGCAGTCGCAGGCGCGCACGCCCGGCCTTTGGGCAAAGAGGTGGCGTGTGTCGCTGGACCTGAAAGGGCACAGAATGGAAAATGATGAGTGTTCGGCAGCTGTCCGCCACTGGGAGCGGTACGGGAGGCACCGCCGCTTCCTTCCGAAACCGTTGTGGACCAACATAGCTGAGTACACTGCCGTTGCTTACGACCGCCAGGTGGAACGAATCCTGGCGACGACGTTTCACAGGGGGCAGATAGTGCTGGATATCGGGTGCGGCGACGGCCGGTGGACCGAATACCTCCTGAGTCTTGGGGTGACCGGTGTGGGGGTCGACCTGCTCCGGGCATCGACTGTGGCGACGGCTGGTAGAACATGCCGCATGGCAGGGCGCAGCTTGGCGGTGGTGGCCGATGCGGTTCACTTGCCGTTCAAGACGGTGGTGTTTGACGGCATCATATCATTCGGACTCCTCGAGCATTTTGCTGAACATGAGCAAGTTGTCGGGCATTGGAAGAGCTTGGTTGCGCGCGGAGGTACAGCCGTCATCTCAGTGCCGAACGCGCGGCGCAAGGACTGGATGGCGTACAGCGTGCTCCACGAGCTCGTAGTGCACCGGCGGCTGCTCTGGCCACGAACAGCCGCGCGTGGAATCGTGTCGCGCAGCTATGGCTACGAGGAGCGTTGGACTGGTGCCTATTTCGCGGAACTTTGCCGGCGAGTGGGATTTAGGCAGGTGCAGATCCAGGGTCTCTTCACGTTGGTGCCGCTGCTTTTTCATCCTGTAGGGGACCGCATACCTCGCGCCCTTTTTCGTCTGCTTGCCTCTCCGCGACCCTCCCGCGAGTGGGGACTTTACCTCTTTGCCACGGCGAAGGTGTAGTGGTCGCAGCAACGAGCTTTGCTATTGGGGCCCAACAATTCACTGAGAGCACCGGCCTGGCCGGTTTCAGTCCTTCCTTGGAGTTGGCTGTGCGCCAGTGAGGTGGCAAAGCTGCCGTGGGATCTCAGCAGCCTCCACGATAGCCTTCATGAAATCTTCTGCGGTAGCGTTCCTAAACTGCGGACTCGGGGATTGCGCTCGCGCTTCGTGCAGGTTCGTCTCGTTGACAAACCCAGGAATTGGCGTCACGCCTTTGTACGAGCTCAACGGGCCTTGGCAGATGTAGCCGTCGTAAATCATTTTCAACTTGAAGCGCGAGTAGCCGTGCTTGTAGACGCCTGTCTCGCCGGGAAGTTCTCCAAATGGGGTGCCGGCCACGTCGAACCCTGCCCGCTGAAACTGCGGTTCCAAGAGGGCCAACACTGCGTCGATGTAGCCGTCCGCCGCAAGGACCTGCGGCTTGTCATATCCCTCGGCACTGAACCACGGAGCGTGAAGGCAAATGGTTATTGCTCGCTTGCCAATCTTCTGGAAGATGTGGTTTCCCACCCTCATGTCCCCGAAGCCGTAAAACTTGCCCCTTGCCACTCGTGGCTGCCGGTACTCCGTGAAGGCGTGATGTCTGCCGCAGTAGACGAGTGCCTTGTCACCCCGGGTAAGCACCTCCTTCACCAGGACCTCTGCCCAGTCCTTCTCAGTTTCGCCATGCCAGACCTTGGTCATCACCCTGGGTCTGTCTCTATCTTTTTCGCTGCGGATATGGCTCCAGTCTGGTGCGTTGTTGAGGCCGAGGATACGGAACTCCCGCGCGCCTTGGG
Proteins encoded in this region:
- a CDS encoding right-handed parallel beta-helix repeat-containing protein, with the translated sequence ANHFATNNHIYRFSRINLTYRPAVKVEGVGNVVSHNLIHDAPHEAIYFSGNEHLIEYNEIFDVVKETGDAGAIYSGRDYTWRGTVVRYNFIHHLLGPGLFGVMGVYLDDFMSGTIVHGNIFHRAGRAVFLGGGRDNLVENNVFVDCQASVHIDARGLTWARNYFDGSYTWLTDRMREVNYDKPPYSTRYPELLEYYLDNPAVPRGNKVLRNVSFGGTWLDIEDGVDPGLLEMRDNIIADPILCYWRGPEIKDAPTGTVYKNDHPEFREELAGNVILNGDPGFMALDKGDFRLRKGSPALQRGFVNPPVEKIGLYRDTFRRQVPRRLRAPR
- the mgrA gene encoding L-glyceraldehyde 3-phosphate reductase, translated to RYEHMLYRRCGKSGVRLPAISLGLWHNFGGVDDFTTARAIVLRAFDLGITHFDLANNYGPPPGSAEENFGRILRHDLAAHRDELIVSTKAGYYMWPGPYGEWGSRKHLLASLDQSLKRLGLSYVDIFYSHRFDPATPLEETMGALAHAVHQGKALYVGISNYGVEETRKAVTMLKAMGVHCLIHQPKYNMFERWVEDGLLSALEELGVGCIAFSPLAQGVLTNRYLDGIPSDARAGKPHGFLRPDQITPEVLAKVRRLNKVAQVRGQTLAQMALSWVLRHPEMTSALIGASRVSQLEENVAALENLEFSREELQRIEEILAA
- a CDS encoding class I SAM-dependent methyltransferase, which gives rise to MSLDLKGHRMENDECSAAVRHWERYGRHRRFLPKPLWTNIAEYTAVAYDRQVERILATTFHRGQIVLDIGCGDGRWTEYLLSLGVTGVGVDLLRASTVATAGRTCRMAGRSLAVVADAVHLPFKTVVFDGIISFGLLEHFAEHEQVVGHWKSLVARGGTAVISVPNARRKDWMAYSVLHELVVHRRLLWPRTAARGIVSRSYGYEERWTGAYFAELCRRVGFRQVQIQGLFTLVPLLFHPVGDRIPRALFRLLASPRPSREWGLYLFATAKV
- a CDS encoding ChaN family lipoprotein; translation: MNRTIQLPTFAALLLVGVAATAQQPLDTSVLARLAEYIRAHYQSPEDYVLSKFEDHDIVFLGEWHRVKHDPELVQRLIARLPEAGVYFLGIEFARRIDQPLVDSLIRAPDYDERLAALILFKHDVFWGYQEYADIFKAAWRFNRSRPQGAREFRILGLNNAPDWSHIRSEKDRDRPRVMTKVWHGETEKDWAEVLVKEVLTRGDKALVYCGRHHAFTEYRQPRVARGKFYGFGDMRVGNHIFQKIGKRAITICLHAPWFSAEGYDKPQVLAADGYIDAVLALLEPQFQRAGFDVAGTPFGELPGETGVYKHGYSRFKLKMIYDGYICQGPLSSYKGVTPIPGFVNETNLHEARAQSPSPQFRNATAEDFMKAIVEAAEIPRQLCHLTGAQPTPRKD
- a CDS encoding TonB-dependent receptor translates to MRRRSAISVLTPAKGLQVIVVPVVARLVLALVGTACLLTGSTRAQASDRGAIAGTVRDANSGKALAGVNVQVEGTVLGASTDARGNFLIGGLPPGKYALRVSMIGYRIARVLAVEVAPGATSLVSVELAQTVVDLNPVVVTADKGERPLDEAANSVAVLGANQIRLRQALRVDQALEMVPGVSFVREQVNIRGSTGFTLGAANRTLLLVDGVPVMASDTGEFNWDLLPVLDIERIEVVKGAGSALWGSAALGGVINIITKGPSEEGRLSARVVAGEYTQPRYPEWRWTDAPMVYGRADVSYSRKYGPFGMRMSVGRHVSTGYTEVGDFRRWNVTGKFTYTLANGSNLVLYGGYNYNLTGIFVGWDDPRHPFQVRPSNRNRAKIEMANCYARYHWVLSPRAALKFRVSYLMTLMGSQFVTTDFNPAHGWGAEVQGDLLPSSGIALTYGAEWRWDTGNTKYFGEHQGYTVGLYGQSEFRLWQGKLHVTPGLRYDRYQLIGGVAQALLSPRLGLNWRPLAGTVVRASAGSGFRAATIAERYLDFENRSVIVRANPELKAETSWSYDAGLRQYLSPQWYVELSAFRTDFDDLIEVDLKQSQIELGQDIRVSVRFQNLQRARVEGVELATSGRWWRDRIGLQAWLTLMDPRDLTTGRLLTYRPKAIGHLMPTLRIGPLEFQAEYRYASRIEAVKLFQYDERVPQKVLNLRLIWRTGPVEVEASMNNALDYYYTQIERTMGEIRNVSFGIRSEF
- a CDS encoding T9SS type A sorting domain-containing protein, yielding MRTTQSDILVQRSLCAWVLSAALLGAVGLGRGVAQIDRPFEPLVVCGDSTLSAAMLDVERMRLWAFRAQQGLWELVPSQVDEVNPKVRPWDRYFVSEDSLHGVFDLDDELVVMARDLGQKADTTQWPPTSDSLRFELAFFDSLDGSTGYLYLHWAAPTAEVPTLYELAYDSASDNISTLAYQVGFNGTGQLADVFLSAEVGGAGIDLFDRFKLRAIASWVIFPIYLDEDLFVAERAYARVGPVRVVRNLDARFKGKIGPVDVDRPFTQTVLFYPYSASFELPPLPLDGAKEIGVNVSVLRASWDMNANAAGMRFFSAGNVAGVFVDGQKDQINASCSPGKLNWTLLTGAQGTVLNIFRVPELGDKIELYYHDATDGTTADRHVLSRDTGDMLSYGDNGFLLSGNIQNYFGPGVTFSVGYTNYFLPPNVPPEQAAKMCEQAEHPLQCTVTLQRRASSPSGVTTSGVRGPRNFGLVAWPNPCNGATTICFQLERQQRVVVDVYDVHGRWVTRLAEGERTPGSHALRWEIQSGQGQGLPSGLYFVRLTAGASAVVQKVLLVR